A portion of the Hoylesella buccalis ATCC 35310 genome contains these proteins:
- a CDS encoding ATP-binding protein, with product MDISRDKYLNQLIHSCGNGLIKVITGMRRSGKSYLLFTLFKNYLLEHGVKEDHIIGVNLENRLNKSLRDPDALLQYINSRLSSDGHYYVMLDEVQIVSEFEDVLNSFLSISNVDVFVTGSNAKFLSKDVITEFRGRGDEIHVRPLTFKEVADFRGNYSQELIREYMLYGGLPQVVLEQDIDKKVNYLEQQMEHTYLRDIKERYDVRQDSDLAELVDIMASCVGGLTNPPKIADTFKSVKHSSISKDTIRLYLEYMEDTFVLERATRYDIKGRKYIDSPYKYYFQDLGLRNARLGFRQVEPTHIMENMLYNELRAVGMKVDVGQVFTEVKGEDGTRRRKTLEVDFVCNRGYERVYIQSAYAMETEEKRNQELASLRKLRDGFRRIVIVNGLQPTYMNEEGVYIVNVMDFLRDPERFMEKGAQ from the coding sequence ATGGATATAAGCAGAGATAAGTATCTGAATCAACTTATTCACAGTTGTGGCAATGGTTTAATAAAAGTGATAACAGGTATGCGCAGAAGCGGTAAGTCGTATCTGCTATTTACACTTTTCAAAAACTATCTGCTTGAGCATGGGGTAAAGGAAGATCATATCATAGGAGTAAATCTTGAAAACCGTCTGAATAAAAGTTTGAGAGATCCAGATGCCCTACTGCAGTACATAAACAGCCGTCTGTCATCAGATGGTCACTATTATGTGATGCTGGATGAGGTACAGATTGTCAGTGAGTTTGAAGATGTATTGAACTCATTTCTTAGCATCAGCAATGTTGACGTGTTTGTGACAGGCTCGAATGCGAAGTTTCTGTCGAAGGATGTCATTACAGAATTCCGTGGCCGTGGCGATGAAATACACGTGCGCCCACTTACTTTCAAAGAAGTGGCAGATTTTCGCGGAAACTATTCACAAGAACTAATTCGCGAATATATGCTGTATGGTGGCTTGCCTCAGGTAGTGCTTGAGCAAGACATAGACAAGAAGGTTAACTATCTGGAGCAGCAGATGGAGCATACCTATTTGCGTGACATTAAAGAACGCTATGATGTGCGTCAAGACAGCGACCTTGCAGAACTGGTGGATATTATGGCTTCCTGTGTTGGTGGATTGACCAATCCACCAAAAATAGCAGACACATTCAAAAGTGTTAAGCATAGTAGCATTTCGAAGGATACCATACGCCTATATCTTGAATATATGGAAGACACATTCGTGCTTGAACGTGCCACACGGTATGATATTAAGGGACGCAAATACATAGATTCCCCTTATAAGTATTACTTTCAAGACCTCGGTTTAAGAAATGCCCGTCTTGGTTTTCGACAGGTTGAGCCTACACACATAATGGAAAATATGCTTTACAACGAACTTCGCGCTGTAGGCATGAAAGTGGATGTCGGGCAAGTGTTTACCGAAGTAAAGGGTGAAGATGGTACACGCAGGAGGAAAACGTTGGAGGTTGATTTCGTCTGCAACCGTGGCTATGAAAGAGTATATATTCAATCGGCTTATGCGATGGAAACAGAAGAGAAGCGTAACCAGGAACTGGCCTCACTGCGTAAACTTCGCGATGGCTTTCGCCGGATCGTGATAGTGAATGGACTGCAGCCTACCTACATGAACGAAGAGGGGGTATATATCGTCAATGTTATGGATTTTCTCCGTGATCCAGAGAGGTTTATGGAGAAGGGTGCACAATAA
- a CDS encoding STM3941 family protein, whose protein sequence is MTEIRIYQSLRKNMLWAILCFVFALGGYFILTDASTSWPTKVLGGGLGIIFFGGGGLFLTLSTVYNRIRQIPLIIIHEDRLEFYVQIKGNYHTINFVDVERFRLIKIQSTKLIAVDYKETSLMHEIEKSSPFTQRMMTFNFYVSGAIESLPADNLTMNGKKICDILNGRLNKNV, encoded by the coding sequence ATGACAGAAATACGAATTTATCAAAGCCTGCGAAAAAATATGCTTTGGGCTATCTTATGCTTTGTTTTTGCCTTAGGCGGATATTTTATTCTCACGGATGCCAGTACAAGCTGGCCAACAAAAGTATTGGGCGGAGGATTGGGAATTATATTCTTCGGCGGTGGCGGATTGTTTCTCACTCTATCAACCGTCTATAACCGAATTCGTCAAATTCCGCTTATAATAATCCATGAAGATAGACTGGAATTTTACGTACAGATCAAGGGAAACTATCATACTATAAATTTTGTGGATGTAGAGCGTTTTCGATTAATAAAAATCCAATCGACCAAATTGATTGCTGTTGATTATAAGGAAACGTCATTGATGCATGAGATAGAGAAATCATCGCCTTTTACGCAGCGTATGATGACATTCAATTTCTATGTGTCCGGAGCAATTGAAAGCCTTCCTGCTGATAATCTGACTATGAACGGGAAAAAGATATGTGACATATTAAACGGACGCTTGAATAAAAATGTATGA